A stretch of Desulfitobacterium dichloroeliminans LMG P-21439 DNA encodes these proteins:
- a CDS encoding IS1182 family transposase, translating to MQKTKSYNKNYTQLGGIYQLVLPLNLEVLIPEDDSVRLLSHILEGLNYDALYKAYSSTGRKPAVEPKILFKVLTYAYLNNIYSSRKIESACKRDINFMWLLEGNKTPDHSTIARFRKDYLQGCIDNLFYQMVHYLHSINEIEFKNLFVDGTKIEANANRYTFVWKKAVNKNEAKMFEKIQSCIEEMNATYEADFKVSKESLLADLNVALAYLKEKRQQEQLEFVHGIGKRKSKLQKFTEALQAFSARQGQYNAHNQLFEGRNSYSKTDPDATFMHMKDDHMRNAQLKPAYNVQIGVESEYVTGVGVFQDRNDIATLIPFLKEMESRLKMRYENVIADSGYESEENYLYLEKQKQTYYIKPQTHEQWKKRSFKKNIGKRENMFYNAETDEYTCHNGKQLKPVGITYRTSATGYRSEITVYECEECSDCPHKSRCTKAKGNRKMQVSKKFIEKRQVSYENITTEEGILLRVNRSIQVEGAFGVLKNDYNFNRFLTRGKSNVKTEFMLLCLGYNVNKLHAKIQNERIGKPLHPLKTA from the coding sequence ATGCAAAAAACCAAATCATACAATAAGAATTATACTCAATTAGGTGGCATCTATCAACTAGTTTTGCCACTTAATCTTGAAGTGTTAATACCTGAGGATGACTCCGTTCGACTGCTAAGCCACATTTTGGAGGGATTAAATTACGACGCACTTTACAAGGCCTACTCTTCCACTGGAAGAAAACCTGCAGTTGAGCCTAAAATTCTATTCAAGGTATTGACGTATGCCTACCTAAACAATATCTATTCTAGCCGAAAGATTGAATCCGCCTGCAAAAGGGATATTAACTTTATGTGGTTACTGGAAGGCAATAAAACTCCCGATCACAGCACCATAGCCCGTTTCCGAAAAGACTATCTCCAAGGATGTATCGACAATCTTTTTTATCAAATGGTTCACTATCTACATAGCATCAATGAGATAGAATTTAAGAACCTCTTTGTCGATGGAACAAAGATTGAAGCCAATGCTAATCGCTACACGTTTGTCTGGAAAAAGGCCGTTAACAAAAACGAAGCGAAGATGTTCGAAAAGATTCAGTCATGCATAGAGGAGATGAACGCTACCTATGAGGCTGACTTCAAAGTCTCTAAAGAGAGCTTGCTCGCGGACCTAAACGTCGCGTTAGCGTACTTAAAAGAGAAACGTCAGCAGGAGCAGCTTGAGTTTGTTCACGGGATTGGTAAACGGAAATCAAAGCTGCAAAAGTTTACAGAAGCATTGCAGGCATTCTCTGCCCGCCAGGGACAATACAATGCTCATAACCAGTTGTTTGAGGGAAGAAATAGCTACTCCAAGACTGACCCCGATGCGACCTTCATGCATATGAAAGATGATCATATGCGCAACGCTCAGTTAAAGCCTGCTTACAATGTACAGATCGGTGTAGAAAGTGAGTACGTCACTGGAGTTGGAGTTTTCCAAGACCGAAATGACATAGCCACCCTGATTCCTTTCTTAAAGGAAATGGAGTCTCGACTAAAGATGCGTTATGAAAATGTGATTGCAGACTCCGGATATGAGAGCGAAGAAAATTATCTTTATCTCGAAAAACAAAAGCAGACCTACTACATAAAACCTCAAACCCATGAACAATGGAAAAAGCGGAGTTTCAAAAAGAACATCGGTAAACGAGAAAATATGTTTTATAATGCGGAGACGGATGAATATACCTGCCACAATGGTAAACAGCTAAAGCCTGTGGGAATTACCTACCGAACCTCAGCAACTGGCTATCGTTCAGAAATAACCGTCTATGAATGTGAAGAGTGCAGTGATTGCCCGCATAAAAGCCGCTGTACCAAGGCGAAGGGCAATCGGAAGATGCAGGTATCTAAAAAGTTTATAGAAAAACGTCAGGTATCTTATGAAAACATCACAACGGAAGAAGGAATCTTGCTTAGAGTTAACCGTTCAATTCAGGTTGAAGGAGCATTTGGCGTTTTAAAAAACGACTACAACTTCAACCGATTTTTGACGCGAGGAAAAAGTAACGTAAAGACAGAATTTATGCTGCTGTGCTTGGGCTATAACGTGAATAAGCTTCATGCCAAAATACAAAATGAAAGGATAGGTAAGCCCCTTCATCCATTAAAAACAGCCTAA
- a CDS encoding DUF1287 domain-containing protein encodes MCLIKYRKSLVLGATLSIFTILISSGCSRDSSNEIKYLEPQLYIQVPTIECPVDIDLDGINDLKDIVKGAKDEVSRRPRYRDNYYAGGYPPRNEGVCTDVIWRAFKDAGYDLKENVDEDIQQNISLYPRVDGVREPNIDFRRVQNLFVYFQRYGQALTTKVIPGDVDNLTEWQPGDIVTFGDPYEHIAIISDRRRPDGVPYLLHNGGPVASEEDRLLSWQSPITGHFRFPKF; translated from the coding sequence ATGTGCCTTATAAAGTACAGGAAATCTTTAGTCTTGGGGGCTACCTTAAGTATTTTCACAATACTTATCAGTTCAGGTTGTAGCAGGGACAGTTCCAATGAAATAAAGTACCTCGAACCGCAGCTTTACATTCAGGTACCCACGATCGAATGCCCTGTCGACATAGATCTCGACGGTATCAATGATCTCAAGGACATCGTGAAAGGCGCCAAAGACGAAGTTTCGCGGAGGCCACGCTACCGAGACAATTATTATGCAGGGGGTTATCCGCCTCGGAATGAGGGTGTATGTACAGATGTAATCTGGAGAGCATTTAAGGATGCTGGATATGACCTCAAAGAAAATGTGGATGAAGACATTCAGCAGAATATATCGTTGTACCCTCGAGTAGATGGAGTGCGAGAACCGAATATTGATTTCCGCAGAGTTCAGAATCTATTTGTTTATTTTCAACGCTATGGTCAAGCGTTAACCACAAAAGTTATCCCAGGGGATGTAGATAATCTAACAGAATGGCAGCCAGGGGATATAGTCACTTTTGGCGATCCCTATGAGCATATTGCCATAATTTCCGACCGGCGCCGGCCGGATGGGGTTCCCTATTTGCTACATAATGGTGGTCCGGTGGCCTCCGAAGAGGATCGATTGCTCAGCTGGCAAAGTCCTATTACGGGACATTTTAGGTTTCCGAAGTTCTAA
- a CDS encoding helix-turn-helix domain-containing protein, translating into MDSKEMSSLLNPVRMKIFQLFLRHDTETVKRIAEELPDVPPASLYRHINKLVEADIIEICAEYKIRGTVERVYRLKSNPFYNDERVKDANTEELFGDFYSFNMVLLSDFENYLNGSAGTKYKEHNFEKDRVSFRDYSVYLSDEECDQLVHIVKNTLSSFENNKGDGERRLRKFSFVMIPGNEKKNML; encoded by the coding sequence ATGGATAGTAAAGAGATGAGTAGTTTGTTGAATCCAGTTCGGATGAAAATTTTTCAACTGTTTTTACGCCATGATACGGAAACGGTGAAAAGGATTGCCGAAGAGCTTCCCGACGTTCCGCCTGCTAGTCTATATCGTCATATAAACAAATTGGTTGAGGCTGATATCATCGAAATTTGTGCGGAATATAAAATCAGGGGAACAGTGGAGAGGGTGTATCGTCTGAAAAGCAATCCTTTCTATAACGATGAACGTGTTAAGGATGCCAATACAGAAGAGCTTTTTGGAGATTTTTATTCCTTCAACATGGTCTTGCTCAGTGATTTTGAGAACTATTTAAATGGCTCGGCTGGTACAAAATATAAGGAGCACAATTTTGAAAAGGATCGAGTATCCTTTCGAGATTACTCTGTTTATCTAAGCGATGAGGAGTGCGATCAATTGGTTCATATAGTAAAGAATACCCTTAGCAGTTTTGAAAATAATAAAGGCGATGGCGAGCGGAGATTAAGGAAGTTTTCTTTCGTGATGATACCAGGAAATGAGAAGAAAAATATGTTGTAG